The genomic region AAGGATGAACCATGcataaagtttaattttttttatagtttATGCAACTACTGCTGCCAATCCTGCTGAGTCTTCCTATGCCTGTTACTATGATGAAGAGAGAGGTACTTTCCTGGGAGACTGGTATAGCGTCAACTGGATGGAAGACTCAGATGTGGTGGGTTCTTTACCTGAGGCAAGTGGTTCATCCAAATATTTGTAATTAGGTTTAGATGCTAAGAAATGTAattgtgtctgtgtctttgtcttgTAGGAAGATCTGACGAAAGAGACTCTGCATAAGCAGTTTCAGTTAGTGAAAAAGCATACCAATACCAGTCATGTCATGCAGTATGGAAACAAGGTAATGCTGGCATCATTCAATTTTCTAGAGTCCCTTTCCCTTCTGTctcaccctccaaaaaaattggAGGTAAGgagcaagaagagaaagaaaagcaaagcctTCTCATGTTTGAGAATTAATATCAACTCTCGTCTCGTGATTGGTCTTTGTATTAGAATTCTTTAGgctttcttttcattgttttataaattgttcttcctgactctgctaaCTTTTTTTGGCGTCAGTTGGTACAGGTCTTCTCAGTTGTCTCTGAAACTGTCTTACCATTTTTAATGGGGCCAGTTACAGTCACATAACCATGATTTGTTTATCCTGTCCTTAGTTGATGGTTTCTTAccatagtttccagttctttattatAACAAATATGGCAGCTCTTCAAAAATTTGGGCTCACCTGGGTGCTTTTAAAAAGTCTCTTATCCTTCTGGGGCCTTCCTGATAGCAGAGTGGTTCCAGAAATCACTTTGCCCATCCCTATACACACTCATcacattttgctttcttttcatttaGGTACTTATGTATAATTTTGAATTACGGTTATCTGTCTGTGTCATAGCTCCCAACCAGACTATAAGCTCTAGAAATATGTAAAGTGGTAAATATAGTCCCTTTACCCACTGTACCCCCATGAGTCACCTGGAGAGCCTGACTCAAGTGGCACATGTCTAAACCACAGTGTTCTAGTGGCCAGGAATATAATCCCAGCCCCCAGACTCTTACTTTGGTAGAGATTTGGTCCTTTTGAATGTTGCGTGTCTCAGTGAGCTCTTTCACCTCTTTGAGGCTCAGTTCTTCTCTAAAGTAGAGTTATCTCTGCTTCTACTACCAACTGCCTGAGGTTGTTACATGGAAAGCAGTTTGTTAAAAGTAAAGTgcaataaatacatatacacccaTACGTAACACATTCATTATTTTACCTTTGTGTTTACCATGAAAAGTTTAATGAAAATTATCAGAGACCCAGCATGGCCTTAAGGGAATGAGACAAAAGACAAGTTTtaagggacagagtgaaaggtattatgaggggggtgggaggaaggctTGGTCAGGCAGAGCTCAACATAAGGGCATGAGTACCAAAAGAAAGGCAGTCATAAGAATGGCCTCCAGGGCAAACTTTGCGGGATCCAgtactttgtcttttcctttcagtATTGCTTACTTGATGTAAACTTTTGGGTTTATTTCATTAGGTTCTAGTTCCCTTGTAAAAGTTAGCTTACTTTCCTGGAATATAGCCCATACATGATAGCATATGGATAGCATACATCCCCTTCTGTTGGGATGCAGCCTATTACAAACTATGTAATTCAGTAATCACCGTAGCTATTTGGATCTGACTGGTGGGCCGGGTTTTGATGTTAAGATCATTAGTTGGACCAGCAAGCTTTGCTCTAACCTTGGATACAAACCAGGCAGCTGTTTTGCTCACAGACCCCCATCATTGTTCATTGAGGACTGCATAGTAAGTGTGGCTAGATGAGCAGGTCCATTTCTTGAAAAGAATTTCATGTTTTCATGGAAGCAactgcttccctcccttccttttttattttttaattgtctgAAACAAACTATGTTGGGCAGGGGGAAACCTCCGTGGTTTGCCACTTTTAGAGCTTAAAATTACTGACACATTTTAGACAGTAAGTTGGTATTTGTGCCTAGCTGCATTGGAAGGATGGCTGCTCATTCTGAGGACTGTAACCTTGGTTTCCCAAATGTAGGGTGTATGTGGGGTGAATTGGAAAGCTGGGTTCAGGCCAGAGGTGGGACATAGCTGTTATTTCAAGGAAAAgtgattctttttcttgttgtgcAGACAATCTCCCACATGAAGGTGATGCAGTTTCAGGGAATGAAACACCAAGCCAGTTCTCCCATCTCTCTGCCACCTGTGAAACGCTACGACCTCACTCCAAGCCCTGATGTCCCCATTGAAATTCTGAAAAGGAAACTAATGGCCACTAATGATGCAAATGAATCTAAGAAAATTGTTGATAAGTTGCAGGCACATCTACAGGTAAGTACATGATCATTTTCAGGTACCTTTTCTAAGATGTCTCTGGGCAGAACATAATGTAAATGCATGCAAACATACCTCTGAACTTAGGTCATTGTGTTAGGAACTCCAAACAACATCTTTCAGTCTCATCATGAAAAGAGTCATGTGTGTTGAAACAAAGTATTGGTACTTTTTATCAAAATTGTTAATGAGAAGAAGTAGTTGACTTCAATTTTAGCAAGTAGATTGAGCTTAAACACGGGGTAGGAGTGGGTAGAGGTACAGTAAAGAATCAGGAAGCTTCCCTGCAGTCCGTCAGTGTGGCTGGTATGTATGGCCAGGTGGCAGGGGCACGTTAGTATGATTATCTTTAATGATGATTCTCGCTCAGTTTGCATAGAAGACATTGCTTTGCTTCTCTCACTATCATCTGTGGCTGGATGAGTCTTTAACCAATTATActtaaattcatttggaagaaatcTGATTTTTTCACAAACTGGCAGCAGTACCCCAAGttctcccccttcaaaaaaactaaaaataagtagtTACTTAGGAGCACTAGGCTAGCTTTCACTAGCCTACCAATACCAACTGGGATTAACAGATCAAGAAAGAGACTTGTTGGATGGTGGTCTTCGCTGTGCTTTTAGCCAACCTATTTTACTAACCCACATACACCAGAATCCTCATGATAAATAATGCATATGAATGGCAAAGAGCTTGAAAGGCCttcctgattattttttttttaattgtgagttTTTTGTGTGGTTTTACCACATAAGCATGTTTGAAGGTATTTTTGGAATGAAGTGACCTGACTTACCTGTTTAAAAGTGAGAATAACTTCTCATCCTCAGTTTTTATAGGCACACTGGCCACTATAGAAACGTCATCTTGCTGTTATATTGGATAACTAAGACCTTACTTTATACAAAGGAAGTTCCAGACAAGTTATTTAATACAGCACAGGGAAAAGATTATCAGAGGAGAATTAAGGGACCTGAGTTTAGGTCCTAATTTAGTACTTGCTTGCTGTATGGCTTTGGAcaagtctttttcttctctatgctTTAGTTTCACTTGCTAAAATAAGTTGTTGGGCTAGATAGTCTGTTTCCTGCTCAGACACTGTCCAAGTCTTAGACATCTCTCTTGTTGAGCAACTTCATTTGATAGTTTCTGTCCGTGTCCAAAGAGAGGGAGTTGTACTAGATATACTGTTAGCGCATCATCTTGGAGCCAATTGCTTTATGACATGCCAGGAATTCTTGAAGTCTTAAGGCAAGATCTGTTTGTACTTAGGTTATTTAGGATTTGTATGTTTTTAATATGCTGACAGACAAAGCCCATTTTTAACAAGTTTCTATAAATACATGTCAGAAACCTTCAGAAAATTTCTCTAATCCTGTTCGGAAAGCATTTGTTTAATCCCTGTTTCCACTGACATGTACACTAGCCACTGTAGGAAATAAATGACAAACTATCTGCCCTAAAGGTCCCTTAGTGAGGCTACATCCTACAAACAACAATTAATTTCTTCACAGGCTAgaaccctcattgagaaggttgTGCAGCAAATTGTAACTGTAGTGACTGCATCCAGTGTTCAGACTGAGAAAATGCTCTCTGAGAGACGGACACTCACAGCCTATGGTTGCTTTGAGGAGGCAGTGATTTATTTCAGGACCCGCTGTTTTAACTGGCACTCACCCATGGTAAGTCACATTTATGATAGAAATCAGTCCCAAAAGCTAATTAGAATCATGTTGTTAAGTTCAAATCACGTCAGTTCATTGAGTGCCATTGTGGAAGATTCATCCTATTGAAAATATGGAATGTTTTGCTAAAGggctttttgttttggtttttttaacttGAGGCAAAAAGCATATTGGAGAGGAAAAGAGCTTTGTAGAGAACATGGGAATTGAATTCGTAGCTGCCAAGATGCTATTTTTCTATACTGTCTGTGTATTATGGGATAGTTACACTGTTTTCTGACCCCTACTGTCATTCAGTCTTGTATTTTTGCCTGATAGTCATTTGCAGTAGAAAGGGGGAGATGTAGCAGGCTGCTGTCTATGATAGCACTTTAGATAAAGTGGCTATATAGTGCAATGATTGATTcataataaaattaagaaatattctggatttaaaataattctgaatcttgcttttaaaaagaaaaaaatctgttttattcCAGTATGAATATGCTCTCCGACAGTTACATGTGTTCGTCAGTCTTTGTGAAGAAGCTTACCCACTTGACAGGTAAGTACACAGCATTTGGAgaattaataatcatttaaaagCAAAAGAGGGGATAGCGGTCAATGGTTTACTTACTAGAGAGAAGTCTTTGCTTCTTAAAGTTAGCTAATAAGAGTTTAcaggattttcttttaaaaataccgTATATTTGCATCATCTACTATAGCCCAGTGCTGATGCTGCTTTGTAGCATGGAAGTGATCCTGAGTTCATGAACGTCATGCCAGCAGAGCTTAAGCTTTGGCAGCTTCTACTGTGTGTACTTCAAGGCTTTAATTACCAGCCTTGTGATGGACTAACTACGCTCACCTCTGTTCTCTAAGAATCAGCCTAGTTGAGAGGTTCCTTATCAGAACAGCaacttttttctcaattacatataaacaaaaactttctggcattcctttttaaaattttgagttccatattctctccttacctcctctGTCATTGAgaagcaagcaattttatatagattatacatgtgcagtcatgtaaagcatttctatgttagccatgttgcaaaagaaaacagatcacccccccccccccaaaaaaaaaaattaataaagtaatacaaaaggatgcttcaatctgcattcagacatcatcagttctctctctggaggtgataACATTTGTCACCCTAaggccttcagaattgtcttggatcactgtgttgctgtcAGCTAAGTTATTCCCAATTCATCATTCATCTTTCcgtattactgttactgttacaatgttctcctggttttgttcatttcactttgcatcagtttacttaagtccaggtttttctgaaagcatcctgcttgtcatttcttagcgtaatagtattccattacagtcatacgccacaacttttttagccattctctaatgaGCATGCCtttggtttccatttctttgccaccacaaaaggctgctataaatatttttgtacatgtaggcccttttccttttcaatttggacCTAGTAGTGATAATTGCTGGGTGAGGCATGCGTAATTTtacagtcctttgggcatagttcatattgctctccagaatggttgggtcagttcacaactccatcagcagtGCCACAGCAACTCTTGAAGATATCTGCTAAGTGGTGGAGAGGTGACCATAGATGTTAGTGGGTAAAACACCTTAGCAAAacggttttgtttttttgtagctGAGAGGACTGAAATGCAGAGGGGTTTGAATGATTCATTTGGGCACATAGCAAGTCAGTGACATAGACAAATTTAGGACTTGGGTCTCTTGGTCAGCAGTTCTTTGCTGTAGGTTACTTAAGTTTATATTCTGTAAAGGCCATTCTGTGTTGCcatatttcatttccatttcaacTTAGAGTGAGATGTGAGGAGTAAGAAAGTTGATGTGgtatatgtaatttatattctTGTCTCTTGCAGAATAAAGCTGGCCATGGACAAAGTGTGCTTGGGCTACTACTAAGTCCACCTTCCCAGTTATTTCCAAGAACAAATGTGAAATTTATACTGATGGAAGACTGTGGCTACAGCTTTGTAGCAGGAAAGAGGCTGACATGTTTGTCCTCTCGTGAATGCTGCTAAACCATTCAGAAGGTTTGCACGTGGGGCATTTCTCCAGGAAGCTTCCCAAAGCTTCTGTTGctcaccttctccctcttccctcactcTTTCAGATATATGAGTTATTGCTGAAAATGGTGTCTATGGGGATGGCCAAAGCATTTGCATTGGTTGAAATATTTCTGatctttacatgtaaaattttccaGTTTTGAAATTAGTAGTTTAACAAAGAGAGAAGTTCACTTGGTTCCTTTCTAGTAACCTCAGCATGCTGACCTGTGGTGACACTTTATTGCTGAAGTTCAGCAAGTAAGAAGATGACAGGTACTTAAGgaaattacaaacatggacaggAAAGTTATTTTTCAGAAAATTTATGTTATGATCATGTTTCTCCAAAATTAATGTGTATATGCATAGAGTATATGATGAGTTCAGTGcctaaaaataaagattttcaatttgttacctcttttttttatactttctcCTTTGGAACCGTCCTTCCATTGTGACCAAGCACTCCTTAATCCTCCAACTctgctttccatctctccctaccATTGCTTTCCACGTACTCTGCATTCTAGTCAAGCTAGAGTAGGAGCCTGTTTGCTTATCTTTGCCCTGGACTTACATAGATCTCTTCCTTTAGGTGCTGAAGTCCCTTTCTTCTAGCTCCAAGTAGTTCGAGAGGGGTCCTCCCTTGCCTGGCAGGGATTTTTCCTTCCCAGGAGGCTTTAGCACTTTGTCTTGGTCTCTGGGAGGTGTGAAGCTTCTTGAGTTCAGGGATTTTTGGATGCTTTTGTTCTCTCAGTGCCTAACCCAGGACTTTGTATAGAGTAGatacatttaatatatttaccCATTTGGATTTTTGACTATGCTTACTGTTTTAGTTTAGTAAGGCagctagagtgccaggcttggaatcaggaaggctcatcttcctgcattcagatctggccttagatacttagtagctctgtgaccctgggcaaatctcttcaccctgtttgcctcagtttcctcatctgtagaatgagctggagaaggacatggcaaaccactcctctgtctttgccaggaaaatttcaaaaaggggtcacagagttgaacacaactgaacagcaactgTATTCGTTGCTCTGGACTACCTGAGCCTGTCCAGTGCTGTCCTTGGTCCGAAATGACTGTCTTGAAGGCCCCCCAGTGTAGTGTCACCTCAAAAAAGGATAGACAAATGTTTGCTCTACAAACAAGACGGCTCTGCTTCTCAGCTCTAAAGCTTGGGATCCTATGAATGACAACACCAGCTCTACGTTGCGTGGTGTCAGGGTGGGGAAAATCCATAGTGTTCCAGGAAGATGATTTCAAGTTGACTTAGGAGTTGAAAAAACAGGCATTAAGTCTGGCACAAATCAATTGAGAATTAAGGAAGTGCTTGCTGTGCATTTGCTAGGCAGTGAGACCCCAAAAAAAGCCCaccagaaaatgaaacaatccctgctcttaactgaaaacaaatgaatttttaaaaaaattattaagtgcttactatgtgcccaggcaGTGTGACTTGGAGATTGCTCAGGTCAGAGAATTGATGTAACGGGAAACTGGGAAAAGGGTCTTTAAAGACTCTTAAACAGAATGTTTAAACTGATAGTAAAACATGTCTGACATATTTGGCTAAAACAAACCCAGGTTAGTTATTGAATACGGTTCATTGTTCTTTTTGCTATCATCCACTGCCCTAGTTAAGGGCGCCAGCCTCAGCCCTTACGTGTGTCATAGTGGCTTCCTACTCTGATAACTGCCTGTGTGATCCTTTgcctctaggcaactctaaatctttttaaattatgaacTAGACAGACACCAACAtcaaacattttttgtttttggtatttcAAACTTGGTGGTTCCATCGCTGCCTTGTTTTGTGTCCCCTTCTATAAAACTACTCTgttctgcattttttaaaatgatcaatTGGTACTttttttagtattaatattactacTTCTCTTTTCCACTTCTTCCCACCACCAAAAGACTAAAAGCCCTCCCTTGTAAGAAATGTAGTCTCAAATCCACACATGCTCTCTGAAAGTGTTTCATTCAGCACCTCTGAAATTCTCagctttttctgaagtcatcccttttataattaattaaagcacagtaatattccatgacatcaatagaccataatttgttcaactgaTGGTGACTCCCAGTTATTTGCTACAGCAGAAAaatgctataagtatttttgtatatatgggttcttttcatttctttgtttgcCACAAAATTTGTTCCTAGTTTTAGAGCTATGTCAAAGTGAAGTGGGTTGGTTTAGGAGAAAGTGGGTTTCCCCTCAATGGAGATATAAGCCTGGTAGCGGTGTTTCTGGATCAAAGTTATATGCCCAGTTAAATGACTTCTGGGCtacaatttcaaattgctttccagaatggaccACTTTACACGTGTACCCGTCTCTCCAAGTTACACTATTATCTCCTGCTATTGTCCCCTTTGCAGTTTCATGAGTATAAAGAAGAGCCTTAAAGTTGTGCACCTCagtcagtaaacaaacatttattgaatgaattaccgtgtgccaagcactgctaagtacaaagaatacaaagaaagggaaaaacaatatCCCTTTCTTAAGAGGAATAGGAGACAGCGTACAAGTGACGCATGTACAAGATAGATGCTGTGAGACTGGAAAGTCATCTCCAGTAAGGCACGAGCAGTGGGATGGACCGGAAAAGGTCTGCAGAAGGAGGAATTTGAGCTATTTCCGGAAGTCAGTAGGTGCAGAGCCGTGGAGCAGGAGGATGGGGTATCATTTGGGAGGACCAACAAGTGGACCAGTATAGTTTGATTTCAGTGTACGTAGGGGTTGAATaagtaaaaagactggaaaggtaacaCGTTTGTAAAGGGCTCTCTAAGTATCAAAAGCATTTTATGTTGATCtttgaggtgatagggaaccCCTGGGGTTTATGATGTGGTCAGGGTCTTAACCACTGAAATTAATTGAACAGAGAGACCATATTTAGACCTACActtgaaatcactttggcaactttAACAAAGATATTGAgcctgggggtgaggggtggtgacctgaaaaatataaattaaatcataaaatgatttttttaatcactCGGGCAGTTTAGTGGATGATAGATTGTTGTGGGAGGtctgaggaagggagaccaaccagcgGGCTAGTGCgataaacaactgtgtacaaataagatatatacaggataaattggagataatctgaaAGCAAAGCATGGAGATTAAAGGGGACTCTTTTTGAAAAGACGGAACTGAGACGTGAAGGGAGCTaggaaagccaggagatagaggttccaggcataggggacagtcagTGAGAACACTTGGGAGATAGAGATACCTTGTTTGAGTCAGTATCACAGGATCTcgatataagactggaaagataggaaggggccaatttattaaaagctttaaatgccaaatagagattcttatatttgatcttgggggTAATAGGGAACTGCTGTAGTTGATTGTGTAGGCGGGGAGGGAGTGACATAGACTTGttcttcaggaagatgagtctgaatagagaatggactggagtggggaggggcttGGGGCAGGGAGACTAGCTATCAGGCTATTGCGATAGTCTATTCATGAGCTGTTGAGGGCTTATATAGCAGGATGGTAGCGATGGGGTGCTTGGATGCTTGTGCTGGGACCTCAATtacaaaatcacatttctccctagcttcaaaaacACTATCCCcaacagttttctccccagcccaaggacacgagtgggccccagtaagacaaactacctttccccacaattactcatgagtgggccccagtcaAAACAATCTTCCCCCAACACAaaaacaagctgacctctgaagaaattctcttgcaacagcaggactatcttgtaaccacagaatgATCATGTACTGATTGCCAaagttatctcattcaatccagaggtcaagctacaGTCATCAACTCTCAGAGCTATCTTGGTGTGGACATAATagaccaaaaatacacccctgagaaaccccttcccctggtCTCCAGTAGGGAATGACACCTGTGCccaaggttgtaagttatcacctaattagatcacccactacttttcctatataagctttagcaacGTTTCTTGTGAAGTTTCGGGTTCCTTAAGAACTCCGGCCTGCTGAAAAGTGTACCAGTAGACATTGCcactttgacttaaagaatgcttgagtccgtgaattcattccagatgagcCTATCCCCTACTGTCCTCAAGGGGTCCAGgaatcttcccttccccctcttcccccccaacTGCATCCGTAGCAGTGTAAGAGGCAGATGTTATAAGGGTAGAAAAGATAGGACTTGGCGAATGTTTGAATGGGGGTTTGGGGAGGAGGGCAGTGACtgccatggtggatagagcattgggtctggaatcaagaagatgtgagtttatttttggggggtggggggggttgaGTTGTATCATGTTAACataaaagtaaaatgaacatTTGCTTCTGTAGCAGCTTATTAACAAGTCAGTAACATACAGAGGTCGATGAAgagttgctttaaaaaatagtcaAGTCCTAGACAGGAAAAAGAGCCAggtccctttccagttctggatGGTGAACTGTCTCCCTGATACCAAATATCAGTCACCCCAAAAACCCAGAAAGCAACACCCCCAACCTCCTTCAGAGGGCGGCTCCCTGATACTGGTCATTCAGCTCAGCTACGTTGTCACTGGAGACACAGATCCAGCCATCTTCTCGGACGTGGTAGAGGTTGACCACACCTCCGGAGTTGGCATCCCGATATGTGGCTCTCCAGGCCAGGGCATAGGCCTCTTCCACAGAAAGATCAAATGGGTAGCCCTGGTCCATAATGCTATAAGCATAGACTGAACCGGAACCCACAGAAAAGGTGACTCCAGAGACACGGCTTCCCTCACTGTCCACGTAGTACAGGCCTTCTTCACTGTCTGGGAGGCGATGTACGAACCGGCTGTGGCCCAGGAGTCCACAGCAACAATGATACCATGCCAAAACTCGAAGGCCGGAGTGGTGGTTCCATGAAGAAGCTCGATCCCCGGCTCGTCTGGGGCACCCCAGCCGGGAGCCACCAGGCACAGCTCATCTCCGGGCCTTCCCGGACCCAGGTCCAGCAGGTCCGAGCGACCCCCGAGCCCAAAAAACCTGACCCCGTTCGCAGGCAGCGGGCTCTCCAACACACTGGCCAGCGCCACGTTTACCAAGGGAAAGCGGAAGTCCCGaagatgtgagtttaaatctgcctcagacacttaacagcaatgtgaccttggccaagtcatttaacctcttcctgAGGTTCCTCAACTGTattatggggataataatagtccctacctcctagggttgttgtgagaattaaatgagataatatttgtaaagcacttgggaCAGTGATGAAAATTCCAGCAACAAGGTCACCTATTCTAGGTATTTGGGTGCTGAGTTTTGGACGCCTTCTGCCGTTTGCTTCATAAACTATGTGGATTACCAACCCGGGCTTTTCAAGATTACCCTTCTGTAATTTCCAGGGGTAGTGACCCAGTCCTGAGTTGCCTTCATAACTCCAACGTATCCATAAATAAATCTGAGTGACTCGACTGTGAAGTGTTTATCAACATGTTTTGGACTGAAACTGGGTGTAGATAAAGGGTTTCTAATTTTACTGCCAACAACTCTAATACATCCTAGTATATAAAGGACCTACCTTCGAATCTTAGTCATTGCATAAACTCCATCCGGAAATAATGACTTTTATGTGGTCATTCTGAATTCGTCCATCTGTTGTTACCTAGAGGTCCGCTGCTCTCTCCATATAAAACAGTCTTTATCATGCAAAGGTTGAACGCCGATTCCCTCTTGAAGCAGGGCCATTTATGTGATTGGCCTTGGGTTGTCCTTGGCTTGTGTGGGGGATATGGGTCCTGGTGCATCTGTGGAGGCTGGCACTGTTGATTAGAGCTGGATTTTGGTTATTTGGCTGTGTGGGTATAGGTCTTCCTTACAAAAGGCTGTCAACAAAAGCTGCATAGACaggactattgcaaaagcctcctAAGAGCTCCTCCCAGCTTtgctctccaatccatctttacTACtactcccagaaaaaaaaaaaaacaaacaaaccaactttTCTTATGCAAAAATCTGGTCAAGGCACTTTTCTACTCCAAAATCTTAAGGAGATTCCTTTTGTCTCCCAAAGGAGGtggtttccttttttgtcattcaaGATCCTTTATGAAATTGTCAGTAAGCCAGTCAattagcaccttctatgtgcctggCCCTGACCTAAGtgactggaaatacaaaaaaagcaatttaaaaatagtccctgctgtcaaagagtccacagtctaataggggaaactACATTCAAATTGATGTTGTAGCACTTTACCAATTTCCTTTCCGTTCAAACTCTGGCTCCTGAAAATGCCCTTCGCTATCACTTCTTTTCTCAGAAGTTCCCtaggcctggaatgccctccatcCTCCTCTGCCTATTAAATTCCTCCTTCCATAAATGTCACCTcatccaggaagcctttcttgatctacTGTTGGTAACATCCTTCCCCTTCATGCTGCATGGCCTCTAATACACTTAATCATGTAATATTTTGCTTTTTAGTTATCTGATTTACTGGGGGTCTTACTCAGATCATAAGCTGCATGATGGCAAGGACTAAGTCTTATTTAAATAAGTTAGTAAGTTTGTATGATATAATATTCATAAAACTAATTACATAATAAATTAGTAATAAAAGAGTAATTTATTATTTACACAATACTGATGTAATAAATAAAACTCTTCTCCAGTACTTACAATGTTCTGCATGTAGTAG from Trichosurus vulpecula isolate mTriVul1 chromosome 8, mTriVul1.pri, whole genome shotgun sequence harbors:
- the LGMN gene encoding legumain, which codes for MILKTIVLLAALLGVNTFPLEDAEDGGKHWIVIVAGSSGWDNYRHQADACHAYQIVHRNGVPDEQIVVMMYDDIAGAQENPTKGVIINRPNGTDVYKGVLKDYVQEDVTPENFLAVLRGDAEAVKNKGSGKVLNSGPQDHVFVYFTDHGAPGLLAFPNDDLHVKDLNKTIHYMHQHKKYKKMVFYIEACESGSMMNHLPDDINVYATTAANPAESSYACYYDEERGTFLGDWYSVNWMEDSDVEDLTKETLHKQFQLVKKHTNTSHVMQYGNKTISHMKVMQFQGMKHQASSPISLPPVKRYDLTPSPDVPIEILKRKLMATNDANESKKIVDKLQAHLQARTLIEKVVQQIVTVVTASSVQTEKMLSERRTLTAYGCFEEAVIYFRTRCFNWHSPMYEYALRQLHVFVSLCEEAYPLDRIKLAMDKVCLGYY
- the LOC118829914 gene encoding proteasome subunit beta type-5-like, which produces MTKIRSVLESPLPANGVRFFGLGGRSDLLDLGPGRPGDELCLVAPGWGAPDEPGIELLHGTTTPAFEFWHDSEEGLYYVDSEGSRVSGVTFSVGSGSVYAYSIMDQGYPFDLSVEEAYALAWRATYRDANSGGVVNLYHVREDGWICVSSDNVAELNDQYQGAAL